The stretch of DNA AAGACACGCGGTTTGAATTTTTGTTTGAATAAGTAAATGAGTCTCCTAGAGACTTATTTTAATTTACTGTATTTTTGATAAAGTGAGTTAGCAATAGGCTTGGCATATCGAATATAATCTTTAAAGTGTGAAATATTTAAAAGTAAGTCTTTTATTGTATGTTTTTCTTTAAGAGGAATTGGATTGAAGAGCATTAATTTATACCCTTCTGCATTAAGTTTATCAATGTTTTTAATTAAAAATGTTTGTAAATACATAACATAACTAGATAGTCTGGCCTCATAAATGCTTAACTCGTAAATAGTGGCATCTTTGGGAGGTGAATCAGGCTCTTGTGGCAAACTGGCTATTGTTGTGCAACTAATAGTTATTAAGAGTGGATATATAAAAGCGAGCTTAATTCTTCTCATTATCTAGGCTCTCCTTAAGCAGTTTTGTGTGTGCTTCCATTAATTTATTGCGCTTATTACGCAAAGCTTCAATCTTTGCTATACTGCCCTTTTCTTTACTCTCTGTTGTGTTTTCTAAAATTTCAATATTAATACGCAAAATGTCTTCTATCTCAGACAATATGTAGCTAGCCTCCTCTTGTTCAACTCTGGCCATATTTTTAATATAAAGAGAATAAATATAACTTACAACTTTACCAAAAATATTGATATAGTCAACAGTGTTAGTATTTATATTGCTACAAGATAATAATTTGGTAAATTCCTGCAAGATATTTATGCCCAAATAAGAGTTATCTCTAGTCATTTAAATTCTCCAAAAGCAAGTCAGTAGAAAGTTTAGTATTCTCCTCAGACAAATTTACCCTACAAATTAAATCATTAATTTTAGTGTTAATAGGAGCCAAAGCCCTATTAATATCAACAGTTAAAGCATTTTCCAACCGTTCCATATTCTCTTTATAAACTAGAGAATAAAGCATATAGAGTTCATAAAGCAGAGTAAATCCCTTATGAGCTTTTTGTGTAAAAGTGTCCTCAAAAGAGCTAAAGCAGTCAACTAAACTAGAAATAGAAGTAAGCCCCGCGGTCAAATTATCCTTATCAAGTCTCATACTTACTGCTTACCAGACTTACCATTCCTAAACTTGTCAATAAAAATATACAAAATATCCTTAACAACGGGTTTAAGCAGGAAAACTAGTCCCAAAATAATAATTCCAATAAGTCCCAATTTAATTTCATTAAGATTAATCAAAAGTTCAGAAATATTTACACTGGTCACAAAAAACCTCTACAAATTTTAAATAGTGGGTGGTAAAAAGGACTGCCTAGAGCAGTCCTTTTGGACTCCAGCCACTAACGCGTTAAATAGAAATATATAACAAAAACTAATATTTTTCAAGATGTTTTGCTAAATTTTTAAAAATGATGGTACTGGATTACCACTAATATAGCTTTGCTTTTGCATATACCATCCTGTGTAAAGAGGAGCTATCATACGCACTTGTGAAGTATATAGGTAATATGCTGTATTTTTTTGGCTCTCATCGGTGTATTTAAGGTAAATATGCCTCTCATTGTCTATGCTACCTGTGTGTATATTTAAGAAAATGTCAAGATAAACAGGCTCATCATCATCATCTTTTGAACAGTGTAGAGTAACAGACTTGTTGTCTTTTAAATCTACTAATAAAGCCTCTTTTCTATATTCATATGAATAAAAGTATGAATCCTTGCTCGATTTTTTTTTAATAGTAAAGTCTGATGGAATACCTAATAATTGATTGGGTATGGAAGTTTTTTGTAACTCGTCTGAGTCACTCATTATAACAAGTTTATCGCTCTTTACTAGACTATAAGAGCTAATACTTCTGATTAATTCCTTCTGTATTTTACTAAATAGGCTACTAATACTACTAGACTCATTATTAATAAGTTTTGATAAGATACTTGAATAAAGATTAGCAACAAAATTAGGATTTGATGCTAGTTCACTGGCTATAGTGTCTTTAATGACTTGTTTAAAATAAGATAGCCCCTCACCTTTAAATGTCTTATCCTTGACTGTCTTTAAGAAATTAGCAAAAGTAATAGCATTAATGCTAGCAAATCCATCATCAATGGGTAATAAATCATTATCTTTAAGTGTGTTAATTCGATTTAAGTCTTTAATCTGAATATGTTCTTCATCGTCAACTAATAGTTTAGTGTCTTTTTGTTCTTCATCAGCCATATAGCACTCCTTTAAGTATTAGTATTAGTATTAAAAGAAATAATGTCCTGATTATCTTTATCAATAA from Borrelia turcica IST7 encodes:
- a CDS encoding BBA14 family lipoprotein, translated to MRRIKLAFIYPLLITISCTTIASLPQEPDSPPKDATIYELSIYEARLSSYVMYLQTFLIKNIDKLNAEGYKLMLFNPIPLKEKHTIKDLLLNISHFKDYIRYAKPIANSLYQKYSKLK
- a CDS encoding BlyB family putative holin accessory protein, whose product is MTRDNSYLGINILQEFTKLLSCSNINTNTVDYINIFGKVVSYIYSLYIKNMARVEQEEASYILSEIEDILRINIEILENTTESKEKGSIAKIEALRNKRNKLMEAHTKLLKESLDNEKN
- a CDS encoding BlyB family putative holin accessory protein, which translates into the protein MRLDKDNLTAGLTSISSLVDCFSSFEDTFTQKAHKGFTLLYELYMLYSLVYKENMERLENALTVDINRALAPINTKINDLICRVNLSEENTKLSTDLLLENLND
- a CDS encoding BlyA family holin; the protein is MTSVNISELLINLNEIKLGLIGIIILGLVFLLKPVVKDILYIFIDKFRNGKSGKQ
- a CDS encoding DUF685 domain-containing protein, which translates into the protein MADEEQKDTKLLVDDEEHIQIKDLNRINTLKDNDLLPIDDGFASINAITFANFLKTVKDKTFKGEGLSYFKQVIKDTIASELASNPNFVANLYSSILSKLINNESSSISSLFSKIQKELIRSISSYSLVKSDKLVIMSDSDELQKTSIPNQLLGIPSDFTIKKKSSKDSYFYSYEYRKEALLVDLKDNKSVTLHCSKDDDDEPVYLDIFLNIHTGSIDNERHIYLKYTDESQKNTAYYLYTSQVRMIAPLYTGWYMQKQSYISGNPVPSFLKI